One part of the Patescibacteria group bacterium genome encodes these proteins:
- the rpsC gene encoding 30S ribosomal protein S3 gives MGKKVNPKIFRMGITKSWASTWFESGTAYIKNVKQDVLVRKYLIKEFKEAGIDKVEIARGLNKIEVSLFTAKPGVLIGRGGNGAEELKKKIHDKFLKNFRLSEINLNIKEVSRPNLSAQILVQSMILDIEKRMPFRKVMKQTIGKAERAGAQGVKVVIGGRLNGAEIARTEKLVSGKVPLHTLRADIDYARGAAHTSYGAIGIKVWVYRGEIFNQEKES, from the coding sequence ATGGGAAAAAAAGTAAATCCAAAAATATTCCGCATGGGGATCACTAAGAGCTGGGCGTCTACCTGGTTCGAATCGGGAACCGCTTATATCAAGAATGTTAAGCAGGATGTTTTGGTGAGAAAATATTTGATCAAAGAGTTCAAAGAAGCTGGGATCGACAAAGTGGAGATTGCCCGCGGTTTGAATAAGATTGAAGTCAGCTTATTTACCGCTAAGCCAGGCGTGCTCATCGGCCGTGGCGGCAATGGCGCCGAAGAACTGAAAAAGAAGATTCATGATAAATTTTTAAAGAATTTCCGTTTGTCAGAAATAAATTTGAATATCAAAGAAGTTAGTCGTCCGAATTTGAGTGCTCAGATATTAGTTCAATCGATGATTTTAGATATTGAAAAGAGAATGCCTTTTAGGAAAGTGATGAAGCAGACTATCGGCAAGGCGGAAAGAGCCGGAGCCCAGGGAGTGAAGGTGGTAATTGGCGGCCGTTTGAATGGTGCGGAAATCGCTCGGACCGAGAAATTAGTTTCAGGAAAAGTACCGCTTCACACCTTGCGAGCTGATATCGATTATGCTCGCGGAGCGGCCCATACTAGTTATGGCGCCATCGGTATCAAGGTATGGGTTTATCGCGGAGAAATCTTTAACCAAGAGAAGGAGAGCTAA